One Tomitella gaofuii DNA segment encodes these proteins:
- a CDS encoding MlaE family ABC transporter permease produces the protein MIGTGTVARARRAGRPLRRTYDGFARFGAHVTFFVQVIAGIPFAVRKYWRHILREIGDVSFGSASLLAGGGTIGIVFAMSGVAAIMVGVETHRGLELIGMTSLSGLLSAIANTRELAPVVASIALAAKVGTGFTARLGAMRISDEIDALDSMAVRSVPFLASTRLVAAIVCVVPIYMVGLLAAYIATRFTVVTMAGDSAGTYDYYFHLGLGASDLWLSLAKALVFAMIVALVHCSYGFHASGGPEGVGRAAGRALRTSILAIGIADVAMTFALWGIEPAVPGLGLS, from the coding sequence ATGATCGGGACGGGGACCGTCGCCCGGGCGCGTCGCGCCGGGCGGCCGCTGCGGCGCACCTACGACGGATTCGCGCGCTTCGGCGCGCACGTGACGTTCTTCGTGCAGGTGATCGCCGGCATTCCCTTCGCCGTGCGCAAGTACTGGCGGCACATCCTGCGCGAGATCGGCGACGTGAGCTTCGGCAGCGCGTCGCTGCTCGCCGGCGGCGGCACGATCGGGATCGTGTTCGCCATGTCGGGCGTCGCCGCGATCATGGTCGGCGTCGAAACCCACCGGGGCCTGGAACTGATCGGGATGACCTCGCTCAGCGGCCTGCTTTCGGCCATCGCCAACACGCGCGAACTGGCGCCGGTGGTCGCGAGCATCGCACTGGCAGCCAAAGTGGGCACCGGATTCACGGCCAGGCTCGGCGCCATGCGCATCTCCGACGAGATCGACGCACTCGACTCCATGGCCGTCCGGTCCGTCCCGTTCCTCGCCAGCACCCGCCTCGTCGCCGCGATCGTGTGCGTGGTGCCGATCTACATGGTCGGGCTGCTCGCCGCCTACATCGCGACGCGGTTCACGGTCGTGACCATGGCGGGCGACTCCGCCGGAACCTACGACTACTATTTCCACTTGGGGCTGGGCGCCTCGGATTTGTGGTTGTCGCTGGCCAAGGCGCTGGTCTTCGCGATGATCGTCGCGCTGGTGCACTGCTCGTACGGTTTCCACGCGTCCGGCGGCCCCGAGGGGGTGGGCCGCGCCGCGGGCCGTGCGCTGCGGACGAGCATCCTCGCCATCGGCATCGCCGACGTGGCCATGACGTTCGCGCTGTGGGGCATCGAGCCGGCGGTGCCCGGTCTGGGGCTCTCGTGA
- the rpsJ gene encoding 30S ribosomal protein S10: MAGQKIRIRLKAYDHEAIDASARKIVETVTRTGARVVGPVPLPTEKNVYCVIRSPHKYKDSREHFEMRTHKRLIDILDPTPKTVDALMRIDLPASVDVNIQ, translated from the coding sequence GTGGCGGGACAAAAGATCCGCATCAGGCTCAAGGCCTATGACCATGAGGCGATTGACGCGTCTGCGCGCAAGATCGTCGAGACGGTGACCCGCACCGGCGCCCGCGTCGTCGGTCCGGTGCCGTTGCCCACCGAGAAGAACGTCTACTGCGTCATCCGTTCGCCGCACAAGTACAAGGATTCGCGCGAGCACTTCGAGATGCGTACCCACAAGCGCCTCATCGACATCCTCGACCCGACGCCCAAGACCGTCGACGCGCTCATGCGCATCGACCTGCCTGCCAGCGTCGACGTCAACATTCAGTGA
- a CDS encoding MCE family protein, protein MTAGAGRTRRRWRVVAALLCVLALAVAAVWFVFVRGAETRRVVADFTHVEGVHPGSKVDVLGVPLGRVESVRPRGGAVRVTMTLREDVVLPADVNAYVMNPSVISARFIELGPVYRGGARYADGDVIPVERTHAPVNWDELLGSLDTIANALGPGGGDVGALIDQAAQATDGLGGALHRAIEQVGSATSLVGARADQIGALLDDLDRIAGAVGARQGRIADTVRSLAALGDELRRQDLDVVTPLTQLNSLFDRVGALLESRSGEVAEAIADARAVTGLLASKPANLAEFLDLTPLALQNIDRAIGPDERARLRLDVSSSGDQFATTQRICEMHPGPLCTAPGLTNPVPIPLSRSDPFGPLVERFGEEGR, encoded by the coding sequence GTGACGGCCGGGGCGGGGCGCACCCGCCGCCGGTGGCGCGTCGTCGCGGCGTTGCTGTGCGTGCTGGCGCTGGCCGTGGCCGCGGTGTGGTTCGTATTCGTCCGCGGCGCGGAGACGCGCCGGGTCGTCGCCGACTTCACGCACGTCGAGGGGGTGCACCCGGGCAGCAAGGTGGACGTGCTCGGCGTACCGCTGGGGCGTGTCGAGTCGGTGCGGCCGCGGGGAGGCGCGGTGCGGGTGACGATGACGCTGCGCGAGGACGTCGTGCTGCCCGCCGACGTGAACGCCTACGTGATGAATCCCTCGGTGATCAGCGCGCGGTTCATCGAACTGGGCCCGGTCTACCGGGGCGGAGCCCGCTACGCCGACGGCGACGTCATCCCGGTGGAGCGGACCCACGCGCCCGTCAATTGGGACGAGCTGCTCGGCAGCCTCGACACGATCGCGAACGCGCTCGGCCCGGGCGGCGGCGATGTCGGGGCGTTGATCGACCAGGCCGCGCAGGCCACCGACGGGCTGGGCGGGGCGCTGCACAGGGCGATCGAGCAGGTGGGCTCCGCGACGTCGCTCGTGGGGGCGCGCGCCGACCAGATCGGCGCGCTGCTCGACGACCTCGACCGCATCGCCGGCGCCGTCGGCGCCCGGCAGGGGCGCATCGCCGACACCGTCCGCTCCCTCGCCGCGCTGGGCGACGAGCTGCGGCGGCAGGACCTCGACGTGGTCACGCCCCTGACGCAGCTGAACAGTCTGTTCGACAGGGTCGGTGCGCTGCTCGAGTCACGGTCCGGCGAGGTGGCCGAGGCCATCGCCGATGCCCGCGCGGTCACCGGGCTCCTCGCGTCCAAGCCCGCGAATCTCGCCGAGTTCCTCGACCTGACGCCGCTGGCCCTGCAGAACATCGACCGCGCCATCGGCCCCGACGAGCGCGCCCGGCTGCGCCTCGACGTCTCCTCGAGCGGTGACCAGTTCGCCACGACGCAGCGGATCTGCGAGATGCACCCGGGCCCGCTGTGCACCGCGCCGGGTCTCACCAATCCTGTCCCCATCCCGCTGAGCCGGTCGGATCCTTTCGGCCCGCTGGTGGAGCGATTCGGGGAGGAGGGCCGATGA
- the rplC gene encoding 50S ribosomal protein L3 translates to MTDTEIKGILGNKLGMTQVFDENNRVVPVTVVKAGPCVVTQVRTEERDGYSAVQLAFGAIDPRKVNKPVAGHYAKAGVTPRRHIVELRVPDASQYEVGQELTAEAFSDGTLVDVTGTSRGKGFAGTMKRHGFAGQGASHGTQAVHRRPGSIGGCATPGRVFKGMRMAGRMGNDRVTTQNLTVHKVDTEAGLLLIKGAIPGRKGGVVIVKTAVKGGAQA, encoded by the coding sequence ATGACTGATACCGAGATCAAAGGCATTCTGGGCAACAAGCTCGGCATGACCCAGGTCTTCGACGAGAACAACCGGGTCGTCCCGGTGACCGTCGTCAAGGCCGGTCCGTGCGTTGTCACCCAGGTGCGCACCGAGGAGCGCGACGGCTACAGCGCCGTCCAGCTGGCCTTCGGCGCCATCGACCCGCGCAAGGTCAACAAGCCTGTCGCGGGCCACTACGCCAAGGCCGGGGTCACCCCGCGACGCCACATCGTGGAGCTGCGGGTTCCGGACGCCTCCCAGTACGAGGTGGGCCAGGAGCTCACCGCCGAGGCGTTCTCCGACGGCACGCTCGTCGACGTCACCGGCACCAGCCGCGGCAAGGGCTTCGCCGGCACGATGAAGCGTCACGGCTTCGCCGGCCAGGGTGCCAGCCACGGCACACAGGCCGTGCACCGTCGCCCCGGCTCGATCGGCGGCTGCGCCACGCCGGGCCGCGTGTTCAAGGGCATGCGCATGGCAGGCCGGATGGGCAACGACCGCGTCACCACGCAGAACCTGACCGTCCACAAGGTGGACACCGAGGCCGGTCTGCTGTTGATCAAGGGCGCGATCCCGGGCCGCAAGGGCGGCGTCGTGATCGTCAAGACCGCAGTGAAGGGTGGTGCGCAGGCATGA
- a CDS encoding MCE family protein, protein MSRAGSARRWAERARQAGAAAFAGRGSESARSRALVVVGAAGIVAAALVLLAAVALPHGRYLLRTDPYTAELANAAGLEAGDPVLVAGVPTGKVESIDFAGDHVEVRFRLDDGRPLGAGTTASVQLATILGKRYLAVDPAGGGTVGRDRTIPLARTTVPYSLDAASRSAVDTAQHLDVDAVEDMVDALRDALPQNPDTLRRAVTGVSAAAEAMNENSAQLGALLDAGKTLTGLLVRQDRSLDTISAEARTLLGSLAARRQALSGLAADLRTILGAADAVLAEADAAGPGGAGGLDSLVSDLHSVLGTLEGNAARIGEVVDRLPAEVRAVVDASGNGNWVDVSAPAGPIPDTLLCVFGVMEDCR, encoded by the coding sequence ATGAGCCGGGCCGGATCCGCGCGGCGGTGGGCGGAACGCGCCCGGCAGGCCGGTGCCGCCGCGTTCGCGGGGCGCGGATCGGAGAGCGCACGCTCGCGTGCACTCGTCGTCGTCGGCGCCGCGGGGATCGTCGCGGCGGCCCTGGTGCTGCTGGCGGCGGTGGCACTGCCGCACGGCCGGTACCTCCTGCGTACCGATCCCTACACGGCCGAACTCGCCAATGCGGCGGGACTCGAAGCCGGTGATCCGGTGCTGGTGGCGGGCGTGCCCACGGGCAAGGTGGAATCGATCGACTTCGCGGGGGACCACGTGGAGGTGCGTTTCCGGCTGGACGACGGCCGCCCGCTGGGCGCGGGAACGACGGCCTCGGTGCAGCTCGCGACGATACTCGGCAAGCGGTACCTGGCGGTGGACCCCGCCGGCGGCGGCACGGTGGGGCGGGACCGGACGATCCCGCTCGCGCGCACCACCGTCCCCTACAGCCTCGACGCGGCATCCCGGTCCGCCGTGGACACTGCGCAGCACCTCGACGTGGACGCGGTGGAGGACATGGTGGACGCGCTGCGCGACGCGCTGCCGCAGAATCCGGACACCCTGCGGCGGGCGGTCACGGGCGTGTCCGCAGCGGCGGAGGCCATGAACGAGAACTCCGCGCAACTCGGAGCGCTGCTCGACGCGGGGAAGACCCTCACCGGGCTGCTGGTGCGGCAGGACCGGTCGCTCGACACCATCTCCGCCGAGGCGCGGACGCTGCTCGGGTCGCTCGCCGCGCGGCGGCAGGCGCTCAGCGGGCTCGCCGCCGACCTGCGCACCATCCTCGGTGCCGCCGACGCGGTGCTCGCGGAGGCGGACGCGGCCGGGCCGGGCGGGGCCGGAGGGCTCGACAGTCTCGTGAGCGATCTGCATTCCGTGCTCGGCACCCTGGAAGGGAATGCGGCGCGCATCGGGGAGGTCGTCGACCGGCTGCCGGCCGAGGTCCGTGCGGTGGTCGACGCGAGCGGCAACGGAAACTGGGTGGACGTGTCGGCGCCGGCCGGGCCCATCCCCGACACGCTGCTGTGCGTGTTCGGCGTGATGGAGGACTGCCGGTGA
- the rplD gene encoding 50S ribosomal protein L4, which yields MSAENTVKLTLDVHVPAGGTDGSVELPADIFDVEPNIPLMHQVVTAQLAAARQGTHKVKSRGEVRGGGRKPYRQKGTGRARQGSIRAPQFTGGGTVHGPQPRDYSQRTPKKMKAAALRGALTDRLRSDRIHVVSELVEGQVPSTKKALGFLGRLSDRAKFLVVVPREDVVTWQSVRNIEGAHLIAPDQLNTHDVLRSDDVVFSVAALESFVTARSTAAKEVSA from the coding sequence ATGAGCGCCGAGAACACCGTCAAGCTGACCCTCGACGTCCACGTCCCGGCCGGCGGAACCGACGGTTCCGTGGAGCTGCCGGCCGACATCTTCGACGTCGAGCCCAACATCCCGCTGATGCACCAGGTCGTCACCGCGCAGCTCGCGGCGGCGCGCCAGGGCACGCACAAGGTGAAGTCGCGCGGCGAGGTCCGCGGCGGCGGCCGCAAGCCGTACCGCCAGAAGGGCACCGGCCGCGCGCGCCAGGGTTCGATCCGCGCGCCCCAGTTCACCGGCGGCGGCACCGTGCACGGCCCGCAGCCGCGTGACTACTCGCAGCGGACCCCCAAGAAGATGAAGGCCGCCGCGCTGCGCGGCGCGCTGACCGACCGGCTGCGCAGCGACCGCATCCACGTCGTGTCCGAGCTGGTCGAGGGCCAGGTGCCGTCCACCAAGAAGGCGCTCGGCTTCCTCGGCCGCCTCAGCGACCGCGCGAAGTTCCTCGTCGTGGTCCCGCGTGAGGACGTCGTGACGTGGCAGAGCGTCCGCAACATCGAGGGCGCGCACCTGATCGCACCGGATCAGCTCAACACCCACGACGTTCTGCGCAGCGACGACGTCGTCTTTTCCGTTGCGGCGCTCGAGAGCTTCGTGACCGCCCGCAGCACGGCAGCGAAGGAGGTCTCGGCATGA
- a CDS encoding MCE family protein, which yields MRRPTASTPGILRRPGPGAHRRGGLRGPLTVVAAFVALGIAAIVVVTNTLTVPVPGGTHDYSAAFTAVPGLAAGDAVTAAGVRVGRVASVTRADTDDGGAHAVVAFTVRDDVPLDARVQAAVRYGDMLGVRYLALTAPPTESGTRLPAGARIPLGRTSPPLDLTAVFDGFKPLFDALDPAQVNALARSIVDAFGGDGGGMQVLVGRIADVSENLAGHRETIARVVDNLGVLAQAAGRRGTEIAGLIDGLARISGTMARRNDALIGILDDGGRAAGAAAALLESRVDTLAGSLRRLGETADSWVDNTDEFNRTMAVLVPFTRSVGRITDYGGWLQLYPCTLTAKVGDLEANLLGPEHSEVCR from the coding sequence ATGAGGCGACCGACGGCGTCGACGCCGGGAATCCTCCGCCGCCCCGGGCCGGGGGCGCACCGCAGGGGCGGGCTGCGCGGGCCGCTCACCGTCGTCGCTGCGTTCGTCGCGCTCGGGATCGCGGCCATCGTCGTCGTGACCAACACCCTCACGGTGCCCGTGCCGGGCGGCACCCACGACTACTCCGCGGCGTTCACCGCGGTGCCGGGGCTGGCGGCCGGGGACGCGGTGACCGCGGCGGGCGTGCGGGTGGGCCGCGTCGCATCGGTGACCCGCGCCGACACCGACGACGGTGGCGCGCACGCCGTGGTCGCGTTCACCGTACGCGACGACGTCCCCCTCGACGCCCGGGTGCAGGCGGCCGTCCGCTACGGCGACATGCTCGGCGTGCGCTACCTCGCGCTGACGGCACCGCCCACGGAATCGGGTACGCGGCTGCCCGCGGGCGCCCGCATACCGCTCGGTCGGACGAGCCCGCCGCTGGACCTGACGGCCGTGTTCGACGGCTTCAAGCCGCTGTTCGACGCGCTCGACCCGGCGCAGGTGAACGCGCTGGCGCGGTCGATCGTCGACGCGTTCGGCGGCGACGGGGGCGGCATGCAGGTGCTGGTGGGCAGGATCGCCGACGTGTCGGAGAACCTGGCCGGCCACCGCGAGACGATCGCACGCGTGGTCGACAACCTCGGCGTCCTGGCGCAGGCCGCCGGCCGGCGCGGCACCGAGATCGCCGGGCTCATCGACGGTCTGGCGCGGATCTCCGGCACGATGGCGCGCCGCAACGACGCACTCATCGGCATCCTCGACGACGGCGGCCGGGCAGCCGGTGCGGCGGCGGCGCTGCTGGAGAGCCGCGTCGACACGCTCGCGGGGAGCCTCCGGCGGCTCGGGGAGACGGCCGACTCGTGGGTGGACAACACCGACGAGTTCAACCGGACGATGGCGGTGCTCGTCCCCTTCACACGGTCGGTCGGCCGGATCACCGATTACGGCGGTTGGCTGCAGCTGTACCCGTGCACGCTCACCGCGAAGGTCGGCGACCTCGAAGCCAACCTCCTGGGCCCGGAGCACAGCGAGGTGTGCCGATGA
- a CDS encoding MCE family protein, with protein MTGHTSSRRRGRRLRGALAAVAVGATMAVTACGGPGLQDLPVGHEAEGDSYSVTAVFDHADRLVPGAPVRIGQLTVGRVHGLSTDGRRADVRLSLRSDVDIPADAAAVIEVPSALGNPFVRIEPDGSTGDGPGEDDPTVPGGRMLADGDTIPPDRTRVGPELETSLATLGVLLNGSGLDQLQTVMTELDAAYGGRGAQVRGLIDDANALLGDVHAQRGDLDRTLTAMDSLTGTLVRHQDDIDRALEQAAPMAARLAAQGDRISELVDSGADIAAHADALLSTSAARIGAEVDQVSRILAALSRFNSVDAETLRSANAFIAGFTSAIRGDYLVFDGALDIPQSLFELWAGERLPARPSPPPPPTAGGPR; from the coding sequence ATGACCGGGCACACGTCCTCCCGCCGCCGCGGTAGGCGGCTGCGCGGCGCGCTCGCCGCGGTCGCCGTCGGCGCGACGATGGCGGTAACGGCATGCGGCGGGCCGGGTCTGCAGGATCTTCCCGTCGGACACGAGGCGGAGGGCGACTCCTACAGCGTGACGGCCGTGTTCGACCACGCCGACCGGCTGGTGCCCGGCGCCCCCGTGCGGATCGGTCAGCTGACGGTGGGCCGGGTCCACGGCCTGTCCACCGACGGCCGCCGCGCCGACGTCCGGCTGAGCCTGCGCAGCGACGTCGACATCCCCGCGGATGCCGCCGCCGTCATCGAGGTGCCCTCCGCGCTGGGCAACCCGTTCGTGCGCATCGAACCCGACGGCTCCACGGGGGACGGCCCTGGCGAGGACGACCCGACGGTTCCGGGCGGGCGCATGCTCGCCGACGGCGACACGATCCCGCCCGACCGGACCCGGGTGGGGCCCGAGCTGGAGACGAGCCTGGCCACCCTCGGCGTGCTGCTCAACGGCAGCGGCCTCGACCAGCTGCAGACGGTGATGACCGAGCTCGACGCCGCGTACGGCGGGCGCGGCGCGCAGGTCCGCGGGCTGATCGACGACGCGAATGCACTGCTCGGCGACGTGCACGCGCAGCGCGGAGATCTCGACCGCACGCTGACGGCGATGGACTCGCTGACCGGCACGCTGGTCCGGCACCAGGACGACATCGATCGGGCGCTCGAGCAGGCCGCGCCGATGGCGGCGCGGCTCGCCGCGCAGGGCGACCGGATCTCAGAGCTCGTCGACTCCGGTGCGGACATCGCCGCGCACGCCGACGCGCTGCTGTCGACCTCGGCCGCGCGGATCGGCGCCGAGGTCGACCAGGTGTCACGGATCCTCGCGGCACTGAGCCGGTTCAACTCCGTCGACGCCGAGACTCTGCGCAGCGCCAACGCGTTCATCGCGGGCTTCACGTCGGCGATCCGCGGCGACTATCTCGTCTTCGACGGCGCACTGGACATCCCCCAGTCGCTGTTCGAGTTGTGGGCGGGGGAGCGGCTGCCCGCCAGGCCCTCACCACCGCCACCGCCGACGGCGGGAGGTCCGCGATGA
- the rplW gene encoding 50S ribosomal protein L23 produces MSIAEIKSDPRDILVAPVVSEKSYGLMEDGVYTFLVRPDANKTQIKIAVEKVFGVKVTSVNTANRQGKRKRSRLGYGRRKNTKRAFVTLSDDSKPIEIFGGPVG; encoded by the coding sequence ATGAGCATCGCGGAGATCAAGTCCGACCCGCGAGACATCCTGGTCGCACCGGTGGTCTCGGAGAAGTCCTACGGGCTCATGGAGGACGGTGTCTACACCTTCCTGGTGCGCCCGGACGCCAACAAGACGCAGATCAAGATCGCCGTGGAGAAGGTCTTCGGGGTCAAGGTCACGTCGGTGAACACCGCCAACCGTCAGGGCAAGCGCAAGCGGTCACGCCTCGGCTACGGCCGGCGCAAGAACACGAAGCGCGCCTTCGTGACGCTGTCCGACGACAGCAAGCCCATCGAGATCTTCGGAGGGCCGGTCGGCTGA
- a CDS encoding hotdog fold domain-containing protein codes for MHAHPADPPPIGPTYALRKRLPSGRLGNALFSLGLCARVPYFATVLPTVKVMEPGRCEVTAPKWWGIHNHLGTFHAIAACNLAEIAMGMLCEATVPTTHRWIPKSMEVEYVAKATTGLRAIAALEAAPAAGGARPGSDTVPDFDAITEGTEMTVPVRIFDRSGTLVVRARITTWVTPR; via the coding sequence ATGCACGCTCATCCCGCCGACCCGCCCCCGATCGGCCCCACCTACGCACTGCGCAAGCGGCTGCCGTCCGGTCGGCTGGGCAATGCGCTGTTCTCCCTCGGCCTGTGCGCGCGGGTGCCGTACTTCGCCACGGTGCTGCCCACGGTGAAGGTCATGGAGCCGGGACGCTGCGAGGTGACCGCGCCGAAGTGGTGGGGCATCCACAACCACCTGGGCACTTTCCACGCCATCGCCGCCTGCAACCTGGCGGAGATCGCCATGGGGATGCTGTGCGAGGCGACGGTGCCCACGACGCACCGGTGGATCCCGAAGTCGATGGAGGTGGAGTACGTCGCCAAGGCGACGACGGGCCTGCGCGCGATCGCCGCGCTGGAAGCCGCCCCGGCGGCCGGCGGCGCCCGGCCGGGATCCGACACCGTCCCCGACTTCGACGCGATCACCGAGGGCACGGAGATGACGGTGCCCGTCCGCATCTTCGACCGCAGCGGCACGCTCGTCGTGCGGGCACGGATCACCACCTGGGTCACCCCGCGCTGA
- a CDS encoding MlaE family ABC transporter permease, with amino-acid sequence MTYGLPVARGPVHDLALQVGGLVAFSLRVLVAAPRAAVRGRLPLREAVEQTAFLARVCSGPALLLMLPIGVLIAVSVGSLAARLGAGGYSGAVTAFVVVGQAAALVCALMLAGVGGSAICADLGSRTIREEIEALETMGIDVVERLVVPRVIAAVVVSVLLCALVTFAGVLTCLLYQVYVQHQSSGAFLSTFAQYGRLSDFTTAMIKAAAFGLTSALIASFKGLHAKGGPSGVADAVNETVVLAFVVVFVVNTVLSQLYSVIVPAPGAYA; translated from the coding sequence GTGACCTATGGCCTTCCCGTGGCACGGGGGCCGGTGCACGACCTCGCCCTGCAGGTCGGGGGGCTCGTCGCGTTCTCCCTGCGCGTACTGGTGGCCGCGCCGCGTGCGGCGGTGCGCGGCCGGCTGCCGCTGCGCGAGGCGGTCGAGCAGACGGCGTTCCTCGCGCGGGTGTGCAGCGGCCCGGCACTGCTGCTGATGCTGCCGATCGGCGTGCTCATCGCCGTCTCGGTCGGGTCCCTCGCCGCGCGTCTCGGCGCGGGCGGCTACTCGGGCGCGGTCACCGCGTTCGTCGTGGTCGGGCAGGCCGCTGCGCTGGTGTGTGCGCTCATGCTCGCCGGGGTCGGCGGCTCGGCCATCTGCGCGGACCTCGGTTCGCGGACCATCCGCGAGGAGATCGAGGCCCTCGAGACCATGGGGATCGACGTCGTCGAACGCCTGGTCGTGCCCCGGGTCATCGCGGCCGTGGTGGTCTCGGTGCTGCTGTGCGCGCTGGTGACCTTCGCGGGGGTGCTCACCTGCCTGCTCTACCAGGTGTACGTGCAGCACCAGTCCTCCGGAGCGTTCCTGTCGACGTTCGCGCAGTACGGGCGTCTGTCCGACTTCACCACCGCCATGATCAAGGCCGCCGCGTTCGGGCTGACCTCGGCTCTGATCGCCTCGTTCAAGGGGCTGCACGCCAAGGGCGGGCCGAGCGGGGTGGCGGACGCGGTCAACGAGACCGTCGTGCTCGCCTTCGTGGTCGTGTTCGTCGTCAACACCGTGCTCTCGCAGCTGTACTCGGTGATCGTCCCGGCGCCGGGGGCCTACGCATGA
- a CDS encoding MCE family protein, translated as MRRRVVVQLVLFVVIGLAATVFGVRYVAGPQSFGGAISVTIIADGASGVGAGASVTYRGVPIGRVTAVTIGGGAGPAGGTGDGKQAGGAVAIAADLDPGVRIPTSATARVAGASALGIRSVDLAADTDEGPYLRDGDTVSAPAEDRPKQLGALLADASAVLDTLDPDSLHSLGTTLSTAFEGTGPVLRRMIDDTDRITAALDAHAATIAGLVEGTLPVVGALADAGGGFPEAVAAAHRITRQLVEQKGTLTHLLSDSPAPLQMVGDLLTGARADITGLVTAGDTISAILGDRDAALGAGLTAFPETLDQLTSVLHDGRADFVLVATQGPVCYYDTPRRAVGDTSARPANLDLYCPPGEDLAQRGSRNAPRPDGLGLRNATRPGTPVGPPMAEDPWLIPTGRDLLRQATDGDGD; from the coding sequence ATGAGGCGTCGGGTCGTCGTCCAGCTGGTTCTGTTCGTGGTGATCGGGCTGGCCGCCACCGTGTTCGGCGTGCGGTACGTCGCGGGGCCGCAGAGCTTCGGCGGCGCGATCAGCGTGACGATCATCGCGGACGGGGCGTCCGGGGTGGGGGCCGGCGCCTCCGTCACCTACCGGGGCGTGCCGATCGGACGCGTGACCGCGGTGACGATCGGCGGCGGTGCGGGGCCCGCCGGCGGCACCGGCGATGGCAAGCAGGCGGGCGGCGCGGTGGCCATCGCGGCAGATCTTGACCCCGGCGTCCGGATACCCACGTCCGCGACAGCGCGTGTGGCGGGTGCGAGCGCGCTCGGAATCCGCTCGGTGGATCTCGCCGCAGACACGGATGAGGGCCCCTACCTGCGTGACGGAGACACGGTGTCGGCGCCGGCGGAGGACCGGCCCAAGCAGCTGGGCGCGCTGCTGGCCGACGCCTCCGCAGTGCTCGACACGCTCGACCCGGACTCTCTGCACAGTCTGGGCACGACTCTGAGCACCGCATTCGAGGGCACCGGGCCGGTGCTGCGCCGGATGATCGACGACACCGACCGCATCACGGCCGCACTCGACGCGCACGCCGCGACGATCGCCGGGCTCGTGGAGGGGACGCTGCCGGTCGTCGGCGCCCTGGCCGACGCGGGCGGCGGGTTCCCCGAGGCGGTGGCGGCCGCTCACCGCATCACCCGTCAGCTCGTCGAGCAGAAGGGCACCCTCACGCACCTGTTGTCGGACTCGCCCGCCCCGCTGCAGATGGTGGGCGATCTGCTGACCGGCGCGCGTGCCGACATCACCGGGTTGGTGACTGCGGGCGACACGATCAGCGCGATCCTCGGCGACAGGGATGCCGCCCTGGGCGCGGGGCTGACGGCGTTCCCCGAGACCCTCGATCAACTGACGTCCGTGCTGCACGACGGGCGGGCCGACTTCGTGCTCGTCGCCACGCAGGGGCCGGTGTGCTATTACGACACGCCCCGCCGGGCGGTCGGCGACACGTCCGCCAGGCCCGCGAACCTGGACCTGTACTGCCCGCCCGGCGAGGACCTGGCGCAGAGGGGTTCACGCAACGCCCCGCGGCCCGACGGCCTGGGCCTGCGGAATGCGACGCGTCCCGGCACCCCCGTCGGGCCGCCGATGGCAGAGGACCCGTGGCTGATCCCCACGGGCCGCGACCTGCTGCGGCAGGCGACGGACGGCGACGGCGATTGA
- the rplB gene encoding 50S ribosomal protein L2, whose translation MAIRKYKPTTPGRRGSSVAVFSEITRSKPEKSLVRPLHNKGGRNAHGRITTRHQGGGHKRAYRVIDFRRHDKDGVPAKVAHIEYDPNRTSRIALLHYYDGEKRYILAPKGIGQGDVVEAGPGADIKTGNNLPLRNIPAGTVIHAVELRPGGGAKMARSAGASIQLLGKEGKYASLRMPSGEIRRVDVRCRATVGEVGNAEQSNINWGKAGRMRWKGKRPSVRGVVMNPVDHPHGGGEGKTSGGRHPVSPWGQLEGRTRRPKKASDAMIVRRRRTGKNKR comes from the coding sequence ATGGCAATCCGTAAGTACAAGCCGACGACACCGGGCCGCCGCGGCTCGAGCGTCGCCGTTTTCTCCGAGATCACGCGCTCGAAGCCGGAGAAGTCGCTCGTGCGCCCGCTGCACAACAAGGGCGGACGCAACGCGCACGGGCGGATCACGACCCGGCACCAGGGCGGCGGGCACAAGCGCGCCTACCGGGTGATCGACTTCCGTCGCCACGACAAGGACGGCGTGCCGGCCAAGGTCGCGCACATCGAGTACGACCCCAACCGCACCTCGCGGATCGCGCTGCTGCACTACTACGACGGCGAGAAGCGCTACATCCTCGCGCCCAAGGGCATCGGCCAGGGCGACGTCGTGGAGGCAGGCCCGGGCGCCGACATCAAGACCGGCAACAACCTGCCGCTGCGCAACATCCCCGCGGGCACCGTCATCCACGCGGTGGAGCTGCGCCCCGGCGGCGGCGCCAAGATGGCCCGCTCGGCCGGCGCCAGCATCCAGCTGCTGGGCAAGGAGGGCAAGTACGCGAGCCTGCGCATGCCCTCCGGTGAGATCCGCCGCGTCGACGTGCGCTGCCGCGCGACCGTCGGCGAGGTCGGCAACGCAGAACAGTCCAACATCAACTGGGGCAAGGCCGGCCGCATGCGGTGGAAGGGCAAGCGCCCCTCCGTCCGCGGCGTCGTGATGAACCCCGTCGACCACCCGCACGGCGGTGGCGAGGGCAAGACCTCGGGTGGTCGCCACCCGGTCAGCCCGTGGGGCCAGCTCGAGGGCAGGAC